The Variovorax sp. S12S4 genome includes the window CTTTGGACCAAATGGTCAAAAAGAAACATTAAAAAACATTCAACGTGTTGATTTGAAAGGGATTTTTTAACTGGCACGGGCCATGCATAGGGCTTTGCGACCCTGCAACTGGAGCTTCTGCATGAACGTCGGCATCTTCATCCCCATCGGCAACAACGGCTGGCTGCTCTCCGAAAACGCACCGCAGTACAAGCCGAGTTTCGAACTCAACAAGGAGATCACGCTCACGGCCGAGCGCTACGGCGTCGACTTCGTGCTGTCGATGATCAAGCTGCGCGGCTTTGGCGGCAAGACCGAGTTCTGGGACCACAACCTCGAGTCGTTCACGCTCATGGCCGGGCTCGCGGCCGTCACCACCAAGATCAAGCTCTTTGCCACCGCGGCCTCGCTGGTGATGCCGCCGGCCATCGTCGCGCGCATGGCATCGACCATCGATTCGATTTCCAACGGGCGCTTCGGCCTGAACCTTGTCACCGGCTGGCAGCGGCCTGAGTACTCGCAAATGGGCATGTGGCCCGGCGACCAGTTCTTCGGCACGCGCTACCAGTACCTGTCTGAATACATTCAGGTGCTGCGCGACCTGTGGGGCACCGGCCAATCGGACTTCAAGGGCGCGCACTTCCAGATGGACGACTGCCGCCTGAGCCCCCGGCCGCAAGCGGACATGAAGGTGATCTGCGCGGGCCAGAGCGACGCCGGCATGGACTTTTCCGCCAGGTACGCCGACTACAACTTCTGCTTCGGCAAAGGCGTGAACACGCCCAAGGCCTTTGCGCCCGCGGCCGAAAAGCTCATCGAGGCCACGGGCAAGACCGGCCGCCACGTGACCACCTACGTGCTGATGATGGTGATTGCCGACGAAACCGACGAAGCCGCGCGCGCCAAGTGGGAGCACTACAAGGCGGGCGCCGACCACGAAGCCATTGCCTGGCTGGGCCAGCAGGGCGCGGCCGACACCAAGTCGGGCGCCGACACCAATGTGCGCCAGATGGCCGACCCGACCTCGGCCGTCAACATCAACATGGGCACGCTGGTGGGCTCGTACGCCACCGTTGCGCGCCTGCTCGACGAAATGGCCGAGGTGCCGGGCACCGAAGGCGTGTTGCTCACTTTCGACGATTTTCTGCAGGGTGTTGCGGCCTTCGGCGAACGCATCCAGCCGCTCATGAAGAGCCGCGCGCATGTGCAGAGCCCCGTGGCCTCGCAGGCCGAACCCGAGCGCCTTGCGGCCTGAAAGGAACGACGCGCATGGCCACGCCCGCACGCAACACCACGCTCAGCTCGACCACGCCCGTCGGCGCCCCGCGCCTGCCCGGCGCACCCGCGCCGCTGGTGCTGCCCGCCCGGCCCGAACCGCTGGCGCTGCATGCCACCGACTCGGCCCTGATCGTGGTCGACATGCAGAACGCCTACGCATCGATTGGCGGCTATGTCGATTCGGCGGGCTTCGATATTTCCGGCGCGCAAGGCACCATCGCCAACATCGCGCGCACCATTGCGGCGGCGCGTGCGGCCGGCATGCTGGTGGTGTTTCTGCAGAACGGCTGGGACGCCGCCTACGTCGAGGCCGGCGGACCGGGCTCGCCCAACTGGCACAAGTCGAACGCGCTCAAGACCATGCGCGCCAAGCCCGAGCTCGCAGGCAAGTTCCTCGCCAAGGGCGGCTGGGACTACGAACTCATCGCAGAGATGAAGCCGCAGCCCGGCGACATCGTGGT containing:
- the rutB gene encoding pyrimidine utilization protein B produces the protein MATPARNTTLSSTTPVGAPRLPGAPAPLVLPARPEPLALHATDSALIVVDMQNAYASIGGYVDSAGFDISGAQGTIANIARTIAAARAAGMLVVFLQNGWDAAYVEAGGPGSPNWHKSNALKTMRAKPELAGKFLAKGGWDYELIAEMKPQPGDIVVPKTRYSGFFNSTLDSTLRARGIRHLVFTGIATNVCVESTLRDAFHLEYFAVMLEDATHELGGAAIQKASVYNVETFFGWVSTVDQFCATFAPQPAAQPVAAEAAIA
- the rutA gene encoding pyrimidine utilization protein A: MNVGIFIPIGNNGWLLSENAPQYKPSFELNKEITLTAERYGVDFVLSMIKLRGFGGKTEFWDHNLESFTLMAGLAAVTTKIKLFATAASLVMPPAIVARMASTIDSISNGRFGLNLVTGWQRPEYSQMGMWPGDQFFGTRYQYLSEYIQVLRDLWGTGQSDFKGAHFQMDDCRLSPRPQADMKVICAGQSDAGMDFSARYADYNFCFGKGVNTPKAFAPAAEKLIEATGKTGRHVTTYVLMMVIADETDEAARAKWEHYKAGADHEAIAWLGQQGAADTKSGADTNVRQMADPTSAVNINMGTLVGSYATVARLLDEMAEVPGTEGVLLTFDDFLQGVAAFGERIQPLMKSRAHVQSPVASQAEPERLAA